Proteins encoded within one genomic window of candidate division WOR-3 bacterium:
- the nuoE gene encoding NADH-quinone oxidoreductase subunit NuoE, whose protein sequence is MEDKLNFIRTSEKSPSSLIPLLQKTQETFGYLPKEALEEISRHLEIPLTRVLGVATFYAQFRFEPLGKYVIKICHGTACHVNGAENIAQALREETGIDEGQTTPDGLITIERVACLGCCSLAPVIMINDKVYGKLNGEAVRKLIRKLKKGELND, encoded by the coding sequence ATGGAGGATAAACTAAATTTTATTAGAACCAGCGAAAAAAGTCCGAGCTCACTGATTCCACTCCTCCAAAAAACTCAGGAAACATTTGGATACTTGCCAAAAGAGGCTCTGGAGGAAATTTCGCGTCATCTTGAAATTCCCCTTACAAGGGTATTAGGAGTGGCAACTTTCTACGCTCAATTCCGCTTTGAACCCTTAGGTAAGTATGTTATCAAAATCTGTCACGGAACAGCATGTCATGTGAATGGTGCTGAAAATATTGCACAAGCGCTTCGTGAGGAGACAGGCATCGATGAAGGACAAACAACTCCTGATGGACTTATAACGATCGAAAGAGTCGCGTGTTTGGGATGTTGCAGTTTGGCTCCGGTTATTATGATTAACGATAAAGTTTATGGTAAGCTTAACGGCGAAGCTGTCAGAAAGTTAATTAGAAAATTAAAGAAAGGAGAGCTTAATGATTAA